GTTGGGAAACACGCAGCATAGCTCATGCCCGGGGACATGCAGGCTCTGCTGCGTGTCCCCCATAAACTTGGCTCGTTGGGTGTCCCCGTATACTGCTATCTGATGACCACGCAGGATCTAACAGCGGTTTCTCCTCCTGAAGTAAGCCTCAGAAGATAGATCCCGCCCGGAATGGGTGATCCATCTGAATTGTCACCGGCCCATGTAACGGAATGCGTACCGGAGAGTTGTTCCCCGGAAACCAGATTCCGCACGATCCTTCCTGAAACATCGTAAACATCGAGTGATGCTGTCCCGGAAGAAGCAAGAGTGTAAGTGAATACCGAAGATACGGCAAACGGGTTAGGACTCGGAGCGGCAAGCGAGAAGACATGCACAGCATCCGGCCCATCCTCCACTCCCGTAGCGACAAATGCGGTGCCCACGTAGGGATAACGGTTATGGAAAGTACATGTGATCGTGACATCTTCAGAGGTTGGAATTGCCGGTATGTCAAGCATCACGAGACCTGAAGTATCAGTGTAACCACTTTGAAGCAGAACAGTATCCTGCACTATACCAACCATCGCACCCCTGACAGGAGAACCCGCTGCCGTTACTATCACACCAAAGGGGCCGGTCTGTATGTTCTCCCAGTGATTAGCGTCAAGATGGACAAGTGGTGATGTTTCAGTGAAGATATCAAACTCGGGACAGCCGAAAATCATATGCATATTGCTGTTGCTGGTGCTTCCGGTGTACTCGTATGCTTTGATCTTGCCGTAATCGAAAGCGGCCCCCATATGGTACATTTCCTCTTCAAAGTAACCTCTAAACTGGTACAGAGCCAGAGAATCGGTTGGTCCGACAGGACTGCCCATCGTTGCTCCCATGAAGCCTATGGCTCCTTTGGGTGATGCTATATTGCCCTCGCTCATCCATGCTTCTCCGAAGCACATCGATGAACCGTCGAACTCGCTGTTTGAGCATGCAATGGAGCTTATCCAGGGAAGTCTTCTGCCGTTGGAGAGATTCGCGACATCACCGTTATTGAATCCGGTGGTCCCCCAGGATGTATGACTTCCGTGACCAATATAGCTGAGGAGAGAAAGCCCGCTGTTAATTTCACTTGTTATTAATGCTTTTGTGGGGGGAATACCGCCGTAGCTCGTGTTATTGCAGTATAAGGTTGTAGGCATTTCATGCTCCATGAAAATATTTCTGTATCTCCAGGACATCCATGGATCCTGAAAA
The genomic region above belongs to Candidatus Aegiribacteria sp. and contains:
- a CDS encoding T9SS type A sorting domain-containing protein, whose translation is MLRILLVPMLIITFAVNADVLYRSEEYSETAEYLGLDSEGILVEFTLPALTAVNESIGDFSEGTILRIPGEGMGMPVGSPDLPVIRRMVLIPNTGAVNVEIVSAESSPLGIYSIPPFQEYPTRSGGHAPYRINEEIYSNSGFYPSQPAIVESVSILRDIRVAWVRFCPVQYNPVTGETIIVTDITIRLIVDGIGENELQRASSGITRSFIPIYEEVLGFESDGSDAVNGSYIVLGSNESIALAQDLINWKRQKGYQIEYGIVPDIGSTASEIDSWIENAFHNWSNPPEWILIVGDENVVPTPYASGTEADNQYGVIGTGVDPSIHVGRLCGGDMDDLAYMSWKIEKYESDPYEPLSSWFQHAISIGSTDFQDPWMSWRYRNIFMEHEMPTTLYCNNTSYGGIPPTKALITSEINSGLSLLSYIGHGSHTSWGTTGFNNGDVANLSNGRRLPWISSIACSNSEFDGSSMCFGEAWMSEGNIASPKGAIGFMGATMGSPVGPTDSLALYQFRGYFEEEMYHMGAAFDYGKIKAYEYTGSTSNSNMHMIFGCPEFDIFTETSPLVHLDANHWENIQTGPFGVIVTAAGSPVRGAMVGIVQDTVLLQSGYTDTSGLVMLDIPAIPTSEDVTITCTFHNRYPYVGTAFVATGVEDGPDAVHVFSLAAPSPNPFAVSSVFTYTLASSGTASLDVYDVSGRIVRNLVSGEQLSGTHSVTWAGDNSDGSPIPGGIYLLRLTSGGETAVRSCVVIR